A region of the Meles meles chromosome 18, mMelMel3.1 paternal haplotype, whole genome shotgun sequence genome:
gatctcggggtcctgggattgagtcccacatcgggctctctgctgagcagagcctgcttccctctctctctctctctctctctctctgcctgcctctctatctacttgtgatctctgtcaaataaataaataaaatctttaaaaaaatttgtttaagtGATCGCTACACTCAGCACGGGTCTCGAACTCACagacctgagatcaggagtcacgtACTGTatggacagagccagccaggggcccctgaccattctattttattgttatttatttatttttttagagcgggagagggagagaataattattttttaagattttatttatttatttgagagagagagtgagagagagagcatgagagctgagaaggtcagagggagtagcggactccccatggagctgggacccccccccccccggatgcgggactcgatcctgggactccatgatcatgacctgagcccaaggcagtcatttcaccaactgagccacgcaggcacccaagagagagaaaatcttaaagcaggctgcacacccagcatggagcctgtctTGGGGCTGATCGTCACACCCCTGAGGTATGACCTAaggagaaatcaagagtcaggcactgaaccaactgggccagccaggtgccccccgttctattttaaattataacaCCCAACCCCCAGTCTCATCCTCTCTACCACTCTTCCTGCTTATGTTCCTCCCTAGGACCCGTCCTCTTCTAATACACTATCTAACAGATGTATTTGCTTTATTGACGTCtccccactagaatgtaaactccacaAGGGCAAGGAGTTTTGTCTCTGATTCACTGATGGAGCCCCACTGCCTAGCACATGACAGATACTAAACAAACCCCACTGCATGAATGAACAGACCAACCCTTGTCGCCCATTTTAGCACCTAAATGGCAATTTGGAGcatctaaaaatgaaacaaagtaaatAAGGGGATGCCGGGTGCTGATTATTCCCGTGACATAAAACAGGCACCTCTAACTTCAAGGAAGGTATTGAAATAAAAAACGTTTATGGTCTACTCTACTTAAGTCCTGTAATATTGGGTTCCAAGGTTTGCCCTGCTCGGAAGGAAGCAGAAGTTACATTTGGAAGATTGTTCTAGAGCTGGATCACTTTCCTTCCCTAGGCAGAGAACTCGATgccagggagaaggagagcatACTTTAAATGCCAGAGCTAAGGATTCCAGTCTGGGAATCAGACCGGCACCAACCAGAGTTGGAATCAAGACACTACCTGTCTCTGACTGTAGCTGGAACTGAGGCAAATGACTTAAACTCTCTCAGCTTCTCTGACCTCCTCTGTAAAAGGGGAAGACAATTCAGCACTCACCTCACAGAGGTGTTCTAAAGATTAGAGCTGAGTTGGtgtaggagtgcctggctggtgcagtcggttaagggactgactcttgatttctggggGGGTCGtggtctctgggtcatgagatcgagacccgtgtctggctctgtgctgagcccagagtctgcttgagattctctctctctgcccctccccccttataaaaaatcaatcaataaaaaaggaattgagtTATATGTAACATGTTCATTGTACTACTTATAGCAAATGctcaaaaatagtaaaaataataccAACACTTACATAGAATTTATTTGGTACCAGGCATAGTTCTATTAACTCAATTAATCCTCAAAATAATCCTATTAGGTGGGGACGAATAGGAAGGAATTTGCCCAAGGTTACTCTGTAACTACATTATGCTTCCTCCTAGAGAAATGTTGCTGTTATTCCTAAAGGACTCTCCAAAGGGCTAGTAGGTGTCTGAAAAATAacaggggggtgtggggggtggatACCAGGACTAGGGAAAGTGAAAGGGAGCGTTGTCTAACCCCAGGAATTGGTCGGTTCCAAGGATGGGATTTTAGGATTCTGGAGGAAAGCGTTCTGGAGTTCCTAGATGGACAGACCTGGGCTGCAGAAAAGGGTTCAGGAGTTTCTAGATGGAGAGACCTGGGCtgcagagccccccaccccaccccaccgcacCCCCAGCCTGAGGTTGGAGGGAAAACCTGGATCCAGGAAGAGCCTCTGGCTGAAGGGAAAACCTGGGCAAGACTGCTGCAGCACAATCCATGATGGCTTGGGCTGGCCCAAAAACCTTGTCTGGTTTCCGAGTGGACAGGAAGCTGAGCAGCTGGTAAGAAGGTGGGTTGTCGGCTCCTCCTCCCTTACCTGCATCTGGGGGCAGGTAGAAGACGAAGATGGCCAGAAGAGTGATGAGGATGCATGGGGCGATGACGTTGACCAGGTAGAAGAGAGGCTTCCGGCGAATGATGAGGTAGAAGGTGACTTCTTCGCGCTGTCCTTCCCCGCCTCCCCTAGGATCCGTGGGAGGCTGGATTAGCCGAGAAGGCTTGTGGATAATTTCCCATTGGCCATTCtctgggaggaaagagaggggagagaaaaaaagggacaCAGATGTGGGACCTGTCCTTATTGTCGCCAGATATGGCTTGCTCTGCCACATCCTAGACCTGGGAGTGGCTGATGGGATAAGACACTAGCTGTGACCCTGGGCCGGGCAGCCCATCTCTGATGAACGTGAACGAGTCTCCACTTCCTTATCTGCGAAATGTAGAGAATCCCACTTATCCTGCCGACCCCACAGGGTCAGAGTGGGCATTGCTGAAGGAGGGTATGTATCAGCCTGTTAGAAACTGGAAATCATAAGAGCCCATGGGAGGGGGAGCCATGCCCACTCACCAATGAAGGTCCCCTCATGAATGTGCACTTCCTGCCGCTCCTGCTTGTCGGGCCCCAAGCCGGTCCGCAGGCTGACCTCTGAGCTGTCATAGCTGTAGGAGCTGAACACCATGGTGCAGTTCTGCCAGTCGAATGGGAAGTAGGTGACCTGGATGGAGGGAGGTCATTAGGCAGGTCACAGGGACATAGGGTCACAGATGAATTGGAAGGTTATTAAGGGGGGCTATGGGCAACGGAAACGAGGTCACTGAGAAACACTGCAGCTCAGCGATCGTGGACAGAGAAGGTGAAACCACGCCAAGTCAGGAGGATGGGCGCGATGGGAGGGTTATGGGGGATGATGGCGGAGGGACGGGAGTCGCTCGGGAAGCAGGGTTCCCAGGGGAATCCCGGGCACCTGGATGCTGCAGCTGCTACGGTAGAGGCCTGGAGGCTGCCAGCGCACGGAACCATTGGAAGACACCACGACGTTCAAATCCAGGGCAACGTCAAAATTCCCGTCGTTGCTGCGGGGGCGGAACCTCCTCAGCGGGAATCAGACCCCGCCCCCAGGACACCCCGCCCCCAGAGACTCCGCCCACCTCCCGGTCGTGGGAAGAGCCTACTTGTTCAGGAGCACAATGTCCGGAAGCCACACGGATTCAGCCGTGATGCGGAGTGAATCGATGCCCTCGTGCTGCGCGGGGTCCCAGCTCAGCCTGTAGTCAGTCCACTCCTGTGGGAGCAGAGGCTGAGGGGCTGTCGGGGGCTGGAGCCCGGGAGGGGACGTGGGATGTCCGCAGGAAGccgggagggagggcagggaagggaagccGACAGGGCTATGGTTCGGGAATTCGGGGTTCTGGTTCCGACTGCACCTTTACTCGCTGGGACCCCATCAACTAATTTCCCATTCCCTCGCCCCGGGCCCCAAATTTTTGATCTGTAAAAATGAGGAGATTGCACTAGCTAGCCACTAAAACAGTTGTTTTCAAGCTGCAGGTCGCGACCCTTTAGTGGATCAGAAATCAAATTCGTGGCCCCaaaacagtgtttttaaaaaattagagtaaGGAATGCGTGGAATGCAGCTCCCAGAGTAAAGATAGGTATTGTTTCCTGAAGCTTCCGTTTCCGTTCCGTTTTCTGAGGTCGTGATGCAGGAACTGCTCTTACCGAGCGGGACATGGGAGGAAATTGGGAAGGCAGCGGGTCGCCCTCTCCCACCCCGTGGGGTCTGCATACCAGGTCTAAGTACACCTTTGTGCTCATCTCCTCATCCTTTTCGTTCTAGAAGGGAAAAGTTTAAAGGGTAAAAGTGACGTGAGCCGAGAGAAATGAAGGGGCTCGGCGGGTCAAGGTCTATCTGGAAACCTCTGTTTTCCAGAATCCCACTCTCTTGGCGCCAAGCCCCTCCCCCTAGATGCTGCGTTGGTTTGAGCCCCGCCTCTACCTCAGAAACTTCCGGCGGTCTACAGCGCCAGCCAATCAGGCTACCAGCCcgctggccccccccccccggccccgccccggggccccacccccagcccctaaCTCACCCCGCGCTGAATCTCCGCGGGCTGTGGTTTCGCGGCCAGATCCCGCGCCAAGCTCCGCCCCAGCCTGCGACCCCGCCCcaagccccgccccccagccagTCCCGCGGCCCAGGCTTAGCTTCAGGGTTCCTCGCCCTGCCCCGctctgctggcggcgggtccagCCGCCACGCCCACAGCTTGTCCGTGAGTCCCATAACCGCCCGTCCATGTCCCGGCCTGGCCTCGCCCCACGCCCCGCCCCCAGACGGCCCTCGCTCCCGCCCCGCCCAAAGCCACGCCCGCAGCGGGTCAGCCTGCCAGACCGCAGCCCGGGCGTGCGCCCTCACCAGGCTGATGAGTTGCGCCAGGGTGAGGCCAATGCTGACCCCGACACGGTCCCCCACCTCCCGCGCCGGCCTCACCGAGCTGTCATAGCCAGAGAAGAGCTTCTCGCGGAGCCGGCCCTCCGCCTCCGTGCCGCGGACgcctggaggaggagggctcGGAGTGAAGCCACCGCGCCCGGTCACGACCCCTGGCCCCGTCACTGCCCCCCAGAGGCCCAGACGTACCCGGGGCGAGCGGCGCCCCTAGCGcccccagcaccagcaccagcagcgCCCCTGGGGTCATAGCCCGGCCGCGTTGCTCAGTGAGTTCGCTCGGTTCGCCAGCGCAGGGGAAGTGACGAGACGCCCAGGAATGTGCACCTGTCGTTGGGGGGCAGCCGCCAGCCCACCCGCCCCGCCCCTGGGACCTGGTCCCGCCCCAAGCAACTGCCAATGCCCGCCACCCATGGATGACAGACGACACTTTAGTTGTATAAATCTTTAATTGAGAAAGCATGGAGTGGAGACCCCGTCCCCTGGGAGCAGCCAGGAGATGGGTTGATCCTGAGCGGGGGTCTGTGCGGGCCAGGGGAATATGTACCCCTCTTGCAACAAGCGAGAAATAGAGCTCCTCCCTTTAGGGTCTCCCTGGGTCTGAGGCTACTGGGAGTCCCCCTCCTAGTTCACTGGTGGGCTCCTGATCTTTTTCAGGCCTGCCCCTAGCTCTCCACGCTTTTCAGAAAAATCTAGTCAGGCCCTTTTTGGGTACCTAAAACTTAGCTGAAGTTATAAGCTGTAAGGTAAAGCAGTTCTATTAAGTTAGAAGCTCTGGGGTTATGTGAGGTCTCAGAGCCCAAGGGGCCCTCACGGTCCTTGGCCTGACTtgtaggggagaggggcagaactTATTGCTGAATTGGGGTCCTGCACTGGGGAGCAACGCTGtgttctgtttgttcttttcATTCTAGATCCATTACTTTGGAGACCTCAGCTTTAAAGCGGATCTGGAAGGAATTCCTGCTGAGGTAGCTAAGTGTTCACGTGCCCCCAACCCAGGCACAGCCAAAATAATGCCACGGTTTTGGCCCCTTGGCCATCCCAGCTTCCCTGCTGTGAGCAAGGATTCCTTCCCaacctcctctgcccttcctcagaCTCCGTTTCCCTGGCAGGACCCCAGCTGAGCTGCCCGAGCTGGAAACGGCATGTAAAAATAAGGTTAGCGTTCTATAGGAAGAATCGGATTTTTAGAAAGTCTAGGAAAAATCAGAAGTGTTTCTTGATTCATCAACAAAGTTCTTGGTGAATCACAGCTGGGTTCTTTCCGGAGCTCACCTGTGATAGGCGTTACTAGAGAAGGTAGGAGGGCAGGTCTCTATGAGCACTAATATGGCTGTATAGGCCCCGGTTCCATGCTGGAGGGAAGGGCTGAGAGTCGTGGTCTATGTCCTAGAGCTGGGATTCCGAAGGACGTATGGCTCCATGTGCGTCTAGAACCCCATGCTCTAGAATTGGGTGTCTTTGGGATAAGAAAGTTAAAACTGTGGTGATCTGAGACTGGTCCTAGTTCAGGCCAAGGCCAGCAGCTGGACAGGGCTCAAATCTAGCCTCCCTCTACCTGGAAACCAGGGGTCCATCTGGGTCAAGGACAGAAGCCTGCTGGATCCACAGTGGAGCCTGGCAGCATGCCAGCATTCCAGCACAGAGCCTTAGTGCAAAAAGGGCCCTGGCCAGGGTGCCTGGTGTTCCAGAACCCGTCCAGAACAAGGCAGGAGGTGGAGTCGGGCAAAAAGGAAACTGATCCTGAGCTCTTGTGGACCTATAAATCTATGGCTCAGAGGCAATGAAGAGGGCATAGGGCTCCAGGAACTGACTGAGCCCGGGGTGCTGTTCTCTCGGCTTTGGATCCCCCCTTGGGCCTTCTTGGGAAAAGGCTTTGGGGGGCTGTGTGGGAGGAAAGCAGTGATCAGCCAGGACCATTTACAGAATCCCCCTCTCTGAACTCCTCCCAGGCGCTGGAAGcctggggtcaggggtgggggggagtcacAGCCAGCCCCTCGGCTCCCTCAGGACAGAGCACCCGCTGGGACTGGGCTGCTCAGGGCATGAGTATGGCGGCAGGGGTTGGGGCAGGGCCGGGAGCAGGGCCGGGGGACAGGCTGCGACAGTGACTGGCTCCATGcaagggcagggagcctccagtcCACGG
Encoded here:
- the CHRNB1 gene encoding acetylcholine receptor subunit beta, with the translated sequence MTPGALLVLVLGALGAPLAPGVRGTEAEGRLREKLFSGYDSSVRPAREVGDRVGVSIGLTLAQLISLNEKDEEMSTKVYLDLEWTDYRLSWDPAQHEGIDSLRITAESVWLPDIVLLNNNDGNFDVALDLNVVVSSNGSVRWQPPGLYRSSCSIQVTYFPFDWQNCTMVFSSYSYDSSEVSLRTGLGPDKQERQEVHIHEGTFIENGQWEIIHKPSRLIQPPTDPRGGGEGQREEVTFYLIIRRKPLFYLVNVIAPCILITLLAIFVFYLPPDAGEKMGLSIFALLTLTVFLLLLADKVPETSLSVPIIIKYLMFTMVLVTFSVILSVVVLNLHHRSPHTHQMPVWVRQIFIHKLPLYLGLKRPKPERDLMPEPPPVALRDSPGSGWGRGTDEYFIRKPPNDFLFPKPNRFQPELSAPDLRRLIDGPTRTVGLPPELREVVSSIGYIARQLQEQEDHDALKEDWQFVAMVVDRLFLWTFIIFTSVGTLVIFLDASYHLPPADPFP